CGGTCAGGGCGTCGATCGCGGCTCGCGCGTCAACACGCTCAGCGCCGCCTTCGCGGAGCTGACCTTCCAGGACACCTCGGTGGTGACCCTGCGCGGCGACACGCTCGTCGTCGTCTACGGGGCGACCGAGGGCGCGGTACGCCGCGGGGGCACCGAGGCCGTGCTCGAGCGGGGCGCGCTCCGCAGCCGGCTCGGCGAGCTCCGCGGCGCCAACTCGCTCTCCGTCCGCACGCCGAGCTCGCGGGTCGCGCTCTCCGGCGGGAGCGCGGTGACGACCGTGGACGAGGAGTCGACCACGCGCGTCTCGAACCACAGCGGCGGCGCGGCGCGGGTGTCGGGCGAGAGCGGCGGCGCCGCGGTCGCGGTCGCCCCGGGCATGGGCTCGAAGGTCCGTCGCGGCGCTCGCCCCAGCCGGCCGAGGCCGCTGCCGGACGCGCCCGACTGGTCCGCGGATCAGCCCGCGCGCTTCCTGGGCGTGGCCGAGCTGACCACCGTCCGCGGCGCCTGGCAGCCCGTCGAGGGCGCGCGCGTCTACCGCGTGGAGATCAGCCGCCAGCCCGACGGCCGTGAGCTGGTGGCGCAGGTGGAGGTGCCCAGCGACGTGACGCGCTTCGAGCTGCACCGCCTGCCGCCCGGCACCTACTACGCGCGCCTGTCGACCATCGACGGAGACTTCTTCGAGAGCCGCCCGTCGGACGTCTGGTCCTTCGGCGTCGAGCTCGGGCAGCTGATGCGGCCCGGGCAGGCGCCGACGGAGGAGGCCGCGGCGTTCGACTTCGGCGACGCGTCCGAGGAGCCGCAGCCGCTGGTGCTCTTGCCGGGCGCGAGCCTGACGGCGCCGGACGGCGTGGTCTGTGGAGTGCAGGGCGTCGACCCGGTGGCCGAGCTCGCCTTCGCCTCCGCGGGCGACGCGATGGTGGCCTGCGCGGACGCGACCGGCGCGCCGGTGGGCGGCTTCGCGGTGCGCGTGGCCGAGGTGACCCTGGGCTCGGCCGAGGGGGCGAGCGCGTCGTTGACGGCCACGCGCGGGCGCGAGCTCGTCCTGCCGCTCCGCGTGGGCAGCGGCGCGACGTTGCCCGCCTCGCTGACCGTGCGCGGCGGAGAGGGCGTGGAGGTGCTGGGGACCGAGCGCGAGGGCGACGTGCTGACCGTCCGCGCCCGCGTCGCGGACGACGCGCCCGACGTGGTCTCGCTCGCGCTCGCCGCGTCCGAGGATGGCCCCGCGCTCGCGGAGACGCGCGTCACGGTGGTCGAGGCGGAGGCGGTCGCGGAGGCGCCCACGCCCGCGCCCCCGGAGCCCGAGCTCCCCGAGCGCCCGACCTGGGGGCAGCCCTTCGGCGCGAGCTTCTTCCCGAGCGTGGTCGGCCTGCGCGACGTCAGCCGGGGTGGCGTCGGCGCGTGGATCGCGGCCGGCTGGCTCGCGGCGAACGACGACGGCCAGCCTGATCGCTTCCGGGGGAGCGCGGGGGCGCGCGCCGCGCTGCTCGACCGCCAGCTCCACCTCGAGGCGGGCGCCTCCGTCGACTTCGAGGGCACGCACGCGCGCACCGCGCAGCGCGGCAGCGGCGACGTCTGGGGCGCGGCCGGGTACCGCCCCGACTTCGGCGACGGCGTGGATGTGCTCTTCGAGGCCGGCGCCTTCTTCCCGACGCAGCAGGACGCGAGCGGGCTCGGTGTGGTCCGCCTCGTGCCGAGCGTGCACCTCAGCCTCCCGTTCGAGGAGCGCTGGCTCTTCCGGACGCGGCAGGGCGCCGCGTTCGACCTCGACGACTCCGGCAACGCGCTCTGGGTCTCGGCCTACGGCGTCGACGCGCGTCTGGTGGGCCCGCTGATCGCAGGCGCGGAGGTGTCCTTCAGCCTCGGCCAGGAGGACGACGACCTGCTCGTCTTGCCGCTGGCCGGCGCCAGCCTCGGGATCGCCGCGGGCCCGCTCGTGCTCAGCATCGGCGCGCGCTTCGGCCTGACCGAGGAGGCGTGGGACACGATGGGCCCGTACTCGGTCTTCTTCACGCTCGAGGCGGGCGCCTGGGACCTCGAGCGCATCGCCGCGACCCGTTGATTCACAGCGCTGCGTATCGGCGCAGACGGTGAAATCGTGCGGCGCCGTGGTCGGTGCGAGGGTGACCTCGATGCATCGGCGGATCGGCGCTCGACCACATCTGGGCCTTCGATCTCGAGACCCTCACCTGGCGCAACACGGGCGCCGAGGTGAACGACCCGCACAGCGGCACCGCGCACTTCGACCCCGAGAGCGGCACCATGATCCTCGCCGAGAACCGCCGACACGCGGCGGGCTACGCGGAGATCTTCCGGTTCGACCCCGTGACCGCGGACAAGACGCTGCTCCAGATGTGGGGCCCGACGATGCGCCAGTCGACCGGGGCGCTCGACACCGCGGACTCCCAGATCGTCTGGTGCGGCGACGGAGTGCCGGTCCAGCGCATCCGGGTGGGGAACGGTGGGCAGCTCGGCACCGAGGTCTCGGGCGACACCCGTCTACACGACGTGCTCGGGCCGGGCCTGGTCTACGACTCCCGGCGCGATCGCTTCACCGGCTGGGGCGCGGGGGACACGCGCGCGCTCTTCCACCTGAGCAAGGGCGACTGGGCGTGGACCACCGAGACCCCCGAGGCCGGCGCCACCCCTCCGCCCATCAACGACCACGGCGTGTACGGGCGCTTCCAGAACGCGCCGGAGTACGACGTATTCATCCTCGCGGTGACCGTCGACGGGCCGGTCCTCATGTACGAGCCCGTCGACTGGTCGCCCTGATCAGGCGGTGGCGCGTGCGTGGGCCGCGCGCGACGTCGCGGGCTCGCCCGGCGTCTCCTCCGCGTGGCCGAGGCCGCTCAGCTCGCGCCCGTAGGCCTCGACGCCGCACTCGGACAGATCGAGCCCCTCGATCTCGTGCGCCTCGGAGACACGCACGCCGACCGTCTTCTTGAGCGCCACCCAGAACGCGAACCCCGCGCCGAAGGCGAAGGCCACGCCCATCGCCGCGCCGATGGCCTGATCGGCGAGCAGCGCCGCGCCGCCGCCGTGGAGCAGGCCGAGGGTCTCGCCCGAGTTCGCGAAGAGGCCGACGGCCAGGGTCCCGAACACACCGCAGAAGAGGTGCACGGGGATCGCGCCGACGGGGTCGTCGAGGCGGAGCTTGTCCAGCAGGAAGACGCCCTCGACCACCAGCACGCCGCCGAGGAGGCCGACGATCATCGACTCCACCGGGCCGATGACGTCGGCGCCCGCGGTGATGGAGACCAGGCCGGCGAGCGCGCCGTTGAGCGCCATCGACAGGTCGAGGCCGCCCGTGCGGAGCCGGGTGTGGATGAGCGCGGCGAGGAAGCCCGCCGCGGCCGCGAGGTTGGTCACCAGGATCACGGGCGCGATCGCGTTCGGGTCGGCGGCCAGGGTCGAGCCTCCGTTGAAGCCGAACCAGCCGAGCCAGAGGATCAGCACGCCGAGCGCGGCGAGGGGGAAGCTGTGCGCGGGCATGGGGCGCGGGCGCCCCTCGGCGTCGTATCGGCCCTTGCGCGCGCCGATCGCGATGACGCCGGCGAGGGCCATGGCGCCGCCCACCG
This portion of the Sandaracinaceae bacterium genome encodes:
- the amt gene encoding ammonium transporter — protein: MESLLDSVWVLVSAFLVFFMHAGFALVESGFCRRKNVVMVLLKNVAVVSVASILFYFVGFGLMFGDGSPWLGMNGFSPAADASVAGAPGNMPLFVFLFFQLVFAATAATIVSGAVAERVSLTGFLIFTSVASALLYPIVGHWVWGGGYLAETTGFHDFAGSTVVHAVGGAMALAGVIAIGARKGRYDAEGRPRPMPAHSFPLAALGVLILWLGWFGFNGGSTLAADPNAIAPVILVTNLAAAAGFLAALIHTRLRTGGLDLSMALNGALAGLVSITAGADVIGPVESMIVGLLGGVLVVEGVFLLDKLRLDDPVGAIPVHLFCGVFGTLAVGLFANSGETLGLLHGGGAALLADQAIGAAMGVAFAFGAGFAFWVALKKTVGVRVSEAHEIEGLDLSECGVEAYGRELSGLGHAEETPGEPATSRAAHARATA